The following proteins come from a genomic window of Paramicrobacterium humi:
- the purQ gene encoding phosphoribosylformylglycinamidine synthase subunit PurQ yields MRIGVITFPGSLDERDAQRAIRFADAEPVALWHGEHDLKSVDAIVLPGGFSYGDYLRAGAIASVSPIMAEVIDAANKGMPVLGICNGFQMLTEAHLLPGGLIRNDHGTFVRRDQRLRVENAATAWTGEFDFADEIVIPLKNGEGGFIASEDELDRLEGEGRVVFRYLDVNPNGSLRDIAGVTNERGNVVGLMPHPEHAIEPGFGPDTDAAMRSGVDGLRFFTSAIQALQAV; encoded by the coding sequence ATGAGAATCGGCGTCATCACCTTCCCCGGCTCGCTCGACGAGCGTGACGCGCAGCGCGCCATCCGCTTCGCAGACGCCGAGCCCGTGGCCCTGTGGCACGGCGAGCACGATCTCAAGAGCGTCGACGCGATCGTGCTGCCCGGCGGCTTCAGCTACGGCGACTACTTGCGCGCGGGCGCGATCGCCTCTGTCTCGCCCATCATGGCCGAGGTCATCGACGCGGCGAACAAGGGGATGCCGGTTCTCGGCATCTGCAACGGCTTCCAGATGCTCACCGAGGCGCACTTGCTGCCCGGCGGGCTCATCCGCAACGACCATGGCACGTTCGTGCGTCGCGACCAGCGGCTGCGCGTCGAGAACGCCGCGACCGCGTGGACGGGTGAGTTCGACTTCGCCGACGAGATCGTCATCCCGCTCAAGAACGGCGAGGGCGGATTCATCGCCTCCGAAGACGAGCTCGATCGGCTCGAGGGCGAGGGCCGCGTGGTGTTCCGCTACCTCGACGTCAACCCGAACGGATCGCTCCGCGACATCGCCGGCGTCACGAACGAGCGCGGCAACGTCGTAGGACTCATGCCGCACCCCGAGCACGCGATCGAGCCCGGATTCGGTCCCGACACGGATGCCGCCATGCGCAGCGGCGTCGACGGGCTGCGCTTCTTCACCTCGGCGATTCAGGCCCTTCAGGCGGTCTGA
- the purS gene encoding phosphoribosylformylglycinamidine synthase subunit PurS encodes MPTLVVEVMPKAELLDPQGKAVHGALSRLGHANVTGVRVGKRFEITVDEVNDAVIAEVATIAGEILSNSVIEDVVSVREADAR; translated from the coding sequence GTGCCCACACTCGTCGTTGAAGTCATGCCGAAGGCCGAATTGCTCGACCCGCAGGGCAAAGCCGTTCACGGCGCGCTCTCCCGCCTCGGCCACGCGAACGTCACGGGCGTGCGCGTCGGCAAGCGCTTCGAGATCACGGTCGACGAAGTGAACGACGCCGTCATCGCGGAGGTCGCGACGATCGCGGGCGAGATCCTCTCGAACTCCGTCATCGAAGACGTCGTCTCGGTGCGAGAGGCCGACGCACGATGA
- a CDS encoding sensor histidine kinase, producing the protein MRHSALTPVFTALRWALHVLLIVLIVFAMVHAVVIASPHAIAVHVLGTAMLVVYLGGAAVTHVRGFTGRRVNIVSFAWVGVLTALWIAMMMVTVDAAYIVFPLFFLFLHLLPATMGVVAIVVSTTLTIAMLGFHSGQSVGGVVGPVIGAAVALAISAGYGALHREATEREKLIAELQATRGELAVAEREAGVLAERDRLAREIHDTVAQGLSSIQLLLHAAERVDAARPGLEQIQLARQTAADALVDTRRIIRELTPPALDEQTLHGALRRLAASAEHTMRAGGRATEVRFHPVGDVRQLPMAVETTLLRVAQSALANVQQHADAAVVDLTLTIDDDAVTLDVVDDGTGFDPAGAFARRGPSFGLTAIRRRVTELGGSLIVESAPGEGTALAATIPAPEEDDA; encoded by the coding sequence GTGAGGCATTCCGCGTTGACGCCCGTGTTCACGGCTCTGCGCTGGGCGCTGCACGTGCTGCTCATCGTGCTCATCGTGTTCGCGATGGTGCACGCCGTCGTCATCGCGTCGCCGCACGCGATCGCGGTGCATGTGCTCGGCACGGCGATGCTCGTCGTCTACCTCGGCGGAGCGGCCGTCACCCACGTGCGCGGCTTCACGGGGCGCCGCGTGAACATCGTGTCGTTCGCCTGGGTCGGCGTCCTCACCGCCCTGTGGATCGCCATGATGATGGTCACGGTGGATGCCGCGTACATCGTGTTCCCGCTCTTCTTCCTCTTCCTGCACCTGCTGCCGGCGACAATGGGCGTCGTCGCGATCGTGGTCTCGACGACGCTCACGATCGCCATGCTCGGCTTCCACTCGGGACAGAGCGTCGGCGGCGTCGTGGGACCCGTCATCGGGGCGGCGGTGGCCCTCGCGATCTCGGCGGGCTACGGAGCGCTGCACCGCGAGGCGACCGAGCGCGAGAAGCTCATCGCCGAGCTGCAGGCCACTCGCGGCGAGCTCGCCGTCGCGGAGCGCGAGGCCGGCGTTCTAGCCGAGCGCGACCGGCTCGCTCGCGAGATCCACGACACCGTCGCGCAGGGCCTGTCGAGCATCCAGCTGCTGCTGCACGCGGCAGAGCGGGTGGATGCCGCCCGGCCGGGTCTCGAGCAGATCCAGCTCGCGCGGCAGACCGCCGCCGACGCACTCGTCGACACGCGGCGCATCATCCGGGAGCTCACACCGCCCGCTCTCGACGAGCAGACGCTGCACGGAGCGCTGCGGCGACTGGCGGCATCCGCCGAACACACGATGCGCGCGGGCGGGCGCGCGACCGAAGTGCGCTTCCACCCGGTCGGCGACGTCCGTCAGCTGCCCATGGCCGTCGAGACGACCCTGCTGCGCGTGGCGCAGAGCGCGCTCGCCAACGTGCAGCAGCACGCCGACGCCGCGGTCGTCGACCTCACCCTCACGATCGACGACGACGCCGTGACGCTTGACGTCGTCGACGACGGAACCGGCTTCGATCCCGCGGGAGCGTTCGCGCGCCGCGGCCCCTCGTTCGGGCTCACGGCCATCCGGCGCCGCGTCACGGAGCTCGGTGGCTCCCTCATCGTCGAGTCCGCTCCCGGCGAGGGCACCGCGCTCGCCGCCACCATCCCCGCTCCCGAGGAGGACGACGCGTGA
- a CDS encoding response regulator gives MIRLLIADDHPVVRAGLRALFDTEDDMQVVGEAATGDEAVARAAAGVDLVLMDLQFGGGVQGVEATRRIRSGDDAPRVLVLTNYDTDADILGAVEAGAAGYLLKDAPPAELITAVRAAAAGETALAPSVAGRLAARKDAASESLSLREAEVLELVADGLSNRQISKQLFLSEATVKSHLVHIFTKLGVSSRTQAVAAAREKGFIRAQ, from the coding sequence GTGATCCGACTGCTCATCGCCGATGACCATCCCGTCGTGCGGGCAGGCCTGCGCGCCCTGTTCGACACCGAGGACGACATGCAGGTCGTCGGTGAGGCCGCGACGGGAGACGAGGCCGTCGCCCGCGCGGCGGCCGGCGTCGACCTCGTGCTCATGGACCTGCAGTTCGGCGGCGGCGTGCAGGGCGTCGAGGCCACCCGCCGCATCCGCTCGGGCGACGATGCGCCGCGGGTGCTCGTGCTGACGAATTACGACACGGATGCCGACATCCTCGGCGCCGTCGAGGCCGGTGCCGCCGGCTACCTGCTCAAGGATGCGCCGCCCGCCGAGCTCATCACGGCGGTGCGCGCCGCCGCGGCGGGGGAGACCGCGCTCGCCCCGAGCGTCGCGGGGCGACTGGCCGCGCGCAAGGACGCGGCATCCGAATCCCTCAGCCTTCGGGAGGCCGAAGTGCTCGAGCTCGTCGCAGACGGCCTGTCGAACCGGCAGATCTCAAAGCAGCTGTTCCTCTCGGAGGCGACCGTGAAATCGCACCTCGTGCACATCTTCACGAAGCTCGGCGTCTCAAGCCGCACGCAAGCCGTCGCCGCCGCCCGCGAGAAGGGCTTCATTCGGGCGCAGTGA